The following proteins are co-located in the Rhodococcus opacus B4 genome:
- a CDS encoding sensor histidine kinase produces MTATLRIRGSRFAVPRSRSRLLPWAEVVSAPETTRPGWVFAYAGRVQVTTFFRRRVAESEYDYPLAVPVFAHIAVVAIAGAAVAQRDGFVPPGWVLLCGLVAAVTPVAGDMIRSGVVLPRPFLAVVVTVAAALLLLQQPDTAFDFAPLILVILTGEVAATASLGVGLATLFGSIAVLSAFAVTGRLDGAPYALAGVVLGWAFGYLMLTQLRLLHQERASKAIQAEQAATRERQRIAREVHDVIAHSLSITLLHLTAARRALEQDRDVDDAVEALSDAERLGRQAMADIRRTVGLLDAGPAGTRPEPGVADLPDLIDGFRRAGLPVDFDLRGDLSAVTGTIGLGLYRITQESLANVAKHAPGAGADVRLTIESERATLAIHNPIRGRVSAPNGARGSGLRGMRERAALLGGTLRAGLDGGRWSVHAAVPLPRDSCRPAILRHIPGLS; encoded by the coding sequence ATGACGGCAACGCTACGGATCCGCGGAAGCCGTTTCGCCGTGCCACGGTCGCGTTCTCGTCTCCTACCGTGGGCGGAGGTCGTCTCCGCTCCGGAGACGACGCGGCCGGGGTGGGTCTTCGCCTACGCTGGTCGTGTGCAGGTGACGACATTTTTTCGTCGACGCGTGGCGGAGAGCGAATACGACTACCCGCTCGCCGTGCCGGTGTTCGCACACATCGCCGTCGTCGCCATCGCCGGTGCCGCTGTCGCGCAACGCGACGGCTTCGTGCCGCCGGGGTGGGTGCTGCTGTGCGGCCTGGTCGCCGCGGTGACCCCCGTTGCGGGAGACATGATCAGATCGGGGGTGGTCCTGCCACGACCGTTCCTGGCAGTCGTCGTGACCGTGGCGGCCGCACTGTTGCTACTGCAGCAACCCGACACCGCGTTCGATTTCGCCCCGCTCATCCTGGTGATCCTCACCGGCGAGGTCGCGGCAACGGCGTCGCTGGGAGTCGGCCTCGCCACCCTGTTCGGATCGATCGCGGTCCTGTCGGCATTCGCGGTGACGGGGCGACTCGACGGCGCGCCCTACGCCCTCGCCGGAGTCGTCCTGGGGTGGGCGTTCGGCTATCTGATGCTCACCCAGTTGCGTCTCCTGCATCAGGAGCGCGCGTCGAAGGCGATCCAGGCGGAGCAGGCCGCCACCCGTGAGCGCCAGCGGATCGCCCGCGAGGTGCACGACGTCATCGCCCACTCGCTGAGCATCACACTGCTGCATCTGACCGCGGCCCGCCGCGCGCTCGAGCAGGACCGCGACGTCGACGACGCCGTGGAGGCGCTCTCCGACGCCGAGCGTCTCGGGCGGCAGGCGATGGCCGACATCCGCCGCACCGTCGGATTGCTCGACGCGGGCCCGGCGGGTACCCGTCCCGAACCCGGGGTCGCCGACCTTCCCGATCTGATCGACGGCTTCCGCCGCGCGGGTCTCCCGGTTGACTTCGACCTGCGCGGAGACCTGTCCGCGGTGACCGGGACGATCGGTCTCGGCCTGTACCGCATCACGCAGGAGTCGCTGGCGAACGTCGCCAAACATGCACCCGGTGCCGGGGCCGACGTGCGGCTCACGATCGAGTCGGAACGCGCGACCCTGGCGATCCACAACCCGATCCGGGGCCGGGTGTCGGCACCGAACGGCGCACGCGGTTCCGGTCTGCGGGGCATGCGCGAGCGCGCCGCGTTGCTCGGTGGCACGCTCCGCGCGGGCCTGGACGGCGGGCGCTGGTCCGTGCACGCCGCGGTCCCACTGCCCCGGGACTCGTGCCGGCCGGCGATCCTCCGTCATATTCCGGGACTGTCGTGA
- a CDS encoding response regulator yields the protein MLLVDDQELVRSGLRRILRRKDGFVIVGECADGSEVPDAVAEHTPDVVLMDLRMKRVDGIEATRALRSVAAPPPVLVLTTFDDDDLLSGSLRAGAAGFILKDSPAEDLIRAVRTVAEGGACLDPAVTGRVLATYRTVAPSTDGERNRLTELTARELDVLALIGRGHSNSEIGRELGISGVTVKSHVGHIFLKLDLRDRAAAIVYAFDHGIVSPGDTAPDRGRA from the coding sequence GTGTTGCTGGTCGACGACCAGGAACTGGTGCGGTCGGGGCTGCGCCGGATCCTGAGACGCAAGGACGGCTTCGTGATCGTCGGCGAATGCGCGGACGGCTCGGAGGTGCCGGACGCGGTCGCGGAGCACACTCCGGATGTCGTGCTCATGGATCTTCGGATGAAGAGGGTCGACGGGATCGAGGCGACCCGCGCTCTCCGGTCGGTCGCCGCGCCGCCGCCGGTGCTGGTGCTCACCACGTTCGACGACGACGATCTGCTCTCCGGATCACTGCGCGCCGGTGCGGCCGGGTTCATTCTCAAGGATTCGCCCGCCGAGGATTTGATCCGCGCCGTACGCACCGTCGCCGAGGGCGGCGCCTGCCTGGACCCGGCCGTGACCGGACGGGTGCTCGCCACCTACCGCACCGTCGCGCCGTCGACGGACGGGGAACGCAACCGCCTCACCGAGTTGACCGCGCGGGAACTCGACGTGCTCGCGCTCATCGGGCGGGGGCACAGCAACAGCGAGATCGGGCGCGAGCTGGGCATCTCGGGTGTGACCGTGAAGAGTCACGTCGGGCACATCTTCCTCAAACTCGATCTCCGCGATCGCGCGGCCGCCATCGTCTACGCGTTCGATCACGGCATCGTCTCCCCGGGCGACACCGCTCCGGATCGAGGCCGTGCCTAG
- a CDS encoding Fur family transcriptional regulator translates to MPSMPDYAALLRGAELRVTRPRVAVLEAVHARPHADTETIFGAVRTVLDGVSRQAVYDVLHAVTAVGLVRRIQPAGSVARYESRVGDNHHHVICRSCGAIADVDCAVGEAPCLTASDDNGFLVEEAEVIYWGLCPDCSTTQASRSKP, encoded by the coding sequence GTGCCGTCGATGCCGGATTACGCAGCGTTACTGCGCGGGGCTGAGCTTCGCGTGACCCGCCCGCGGGTCGCGGTGTTGGAGGCGGTGCACGCACGTCCGCACGCCGATACGGAAACGATTTTCGGCGCGGTGCGCACGGTTCTGGACGGGGTGTCCCGGCAGGCGGTGTACGACGTGCTGCACGCAGTGACCGCAGTGGGATTGGTGCGCCGGATACAGCCGGCCGGCTCGGTGGCTCGTTACGAGTCGCGGGTCGGAGACAATCACCACCACGTCATCTGCCGGTCGTGTGGGGCCATCGCGGACGTCGACTGTGCCGTCGGCGAGGCGCCCTGCCTGACCGCGTCCGACGACAACGGTTTCCTCGTCGAGGAAGCCGAGGTCATCTACTGGGGTCTGTGCCCCGACTGCTCGACAACACAGGCTTCTCGATCCAAACCATGA
- the katG gene encoding catalase/peroxidase HPI: MSDSCPVAHEGNTRSTSESENPAIPSPTPTAHRPRTNRDWWPNQPELSVLHAHSSKSNPMGENFDYTAEFAKLDVEALKRDVIDLMTDSQDWWPADFGHYGGLFIRMSWHAAGTYRIADGRGGGGQGAQRFAPLNSWPDNASLDKARRLLWPVKQKYGKQISWSDLLVFAGNCALESMGFKTFGFGFGREDIWEPEEIYWGPEDTWLGDERYSGDRDLSGPLGAVQMGLIYVNPEGPNGQPDPLAAARDIRETFGRMAMNDIETAALIAGGHTFGKTHGAGDADLVGPEPEAAPIEQQGLGWKSAYGTGVGKDAITSGLEVVWTPTPTKWDNSFLEVLYGYEWELTKSPAGAWQWTAKDGAGAGTIPDPFDSSAGRAPTMLTTDLSLRIDPAYEKITRRWLDHPEEFAEEFAKAWYKLLHRDMGPVTRYLGPWVPEAQLWQDPVPAVDHQLIGDSEIAALKGKILDSGLSISQLVSTAWASAATFRGTDMRGGANGARIRLAPQKDWEINSPAELSKVLQTLEQIQQDFNSSQSGGVKVSLADLIVLAGAAGVEKAAKNAGHDITVPFTPGRTDASQEQTDVESFAVLEPRADGFRNYLRPGEKLPAEALLVERAYMLNLTAPEMTVLIGGLRALNANFGQTGHGVFTDRPESLTNDFFVNLLDMGTVWKGAASAENVYEGSDRVTGDAKWTATAVDLVFGSNSQLRALAEVYATDDAQQKFVQDFVSAWDKVMNLDRFDLD, from the coding sequence GTGTCCGATAGCTGCCCGGTCGCTCACGAGGGAAACACTCGAAGCACCAGTGAAAGTGAAAACCCCGCAATCCCGTCCCCCACTCCGACGGCGCACCGCCCGAGGACGAACCGCGACTGGTGGCCGAACCAGCCCGAGCTGTCGGTCCTGCACGCCCATTCGTCCAAGTCCAACCCGATGGGCGAGAACTTCGACTACACAGCGGAGTTCGCGAAGCTCGACGTCGAGGCACTCAAGCGGGACGTCATCGACCTGATGACGGATTCGCAGGACTGGTGGCCTGCCGACTTCGGCCACTACGGCGGCCTCTTCATCCGGATGAGCTGGCACGCGGCAGGCACTTACCGAATCGCCGACGGCCGCGGCGGCGGCGGTCAGGGCGCCCAGCGCTTCGCGCCCCTCAACAGCTGGCCCGACAACGCGAGCCTCGACAAGGCCCGCCGGTTGCTCTGGCCGGTGAAACAGAAGTACGGCAAGCAGATCTCGTGGTCCGACCTCCTCGTCTTCGCCGGCAACTGCGCCCTGGAGTCGATGGGATTCAAGACCTTCGGGTTCGGATTCGGACGCGAAGACATCTGGGAGCCCGAGGAGATCTACTGGGGTCCCGAGGACACCTGGCTGGGCGATGAACGCTACAGCGGTGATCGTGATCTCTCGGGGCCGCTCGGCGCCGTGCAGATGGGTCTCATCTATGTGAACCCGGAGGGGCCCAACGGCCAGCCGGATCCGCTCGCCGCCGCCCGTGACATCCGGGAGACATTCGGGCGCATGGCGATGAACGACATCGAGACCGCCGCGCTGATCGCCGGCGGCCACACCTTCGGCAAGACCCACGGCGCAGGCGACGCCGACCTGGTCGGTCCGGAACCGGAAGCCGCCCCGATCGAGCAGCAGGGCCTGGGCTGGAAGAGTGCCTACGGCACCGGCGTCGGCAAGGACGCGATCACCAGCGGTCTCGAGGTCGTGTGGACCCCGACACCGACGAAGTGGGACAACAGCTTCCTCGAGGTCCTGTACGGCTACGAGTGGGAGCTGACCAAGAGCCCCGCCGGTGCCTGGCAGTGGACCGCCAAGGACGGCGCGGGAGCGGGCACGATCCCCGACCCCTTCGATTCGTCGGCGGGACGCGCCCCCACGATGCTGACCACGGACCTCTCGCTGCGCATCGACCCGGCGTACGAGAAGATCACCCGGCGCTGGCTGGACCACCCGGAGGAGTTCGCCGAGGAGTTCGCCAAGGCGTGGTACAAGCTGCTGCACCGCGACATGGGGCCCGTCACGCGCTACCTGGGCCCGTGGGTCCCGGAGGCGCAGCTGTGGCAGGACCCGGTGCCCGCCGTCGATCACCAGTTGATCGGTGACAGCGAGATCGCCGCCCTGAAGGGCAAGATCCTCGACTCGGGGCTGTCCATCTCCCAGCTGGTGTCCACCGCCTGGGCGTCGGCCGCCACCTTCCGCGGCACCGACATGCGGGGCGGCGCCAACGGGGCGCGGATCCGGCTTGCGCCGCAGAAGGATTGGGAGATCAACAGCCCGGCCGAGCTGTCCAAGGTTCTGCAGACCCTCGAGCAGATCCAGCAGGACTTCAACTCGTCGCAGTCCGGCGGTGTGAAGGTCTCGCTCGCGGATCTGATCGTTCTGGCCGGTGCCGCCGGTGTCGAGAAGGCGGCGAAGAACGCCGGCCACGACATCACGGTTCCGTTCACCCCGGGGCGCACCGACGCCTCGCAGGAGCAGACCGACGTCGAGTCGTTCGCCGTGCTCGAACCGAGGGCCGACGGGTTCCGCAACTACCTCCGGCCGGGCGAGAAGTTGCCCGCCGAGGCACTTCTGGTCGAGCGGGCCTACATGCTGAACCTGACCGCCCCGGAGATGACGGTCCTCATCGGCGGTCTGCGTGCGCTGAACGCCAACTTCGGGCAGACGGGGCACGGCGTCTTCACCGACCGGCCCGAGTCGTTGACCAACGACTTCTTCGTCAACCTCCTCGACATGGGGACGGTGTGGAAGGGGGCCGCCTCGGCAGAGAACGTCTACGAGGGCAGCGACCGGGTCACGGGCGACGCCAAGTGGACCGCCACCGCCGTCGATCTGGTGTTCGGTTCCAACTCGCAGCTGCGGGCCCTCGCCGAGGTCTACGCCACGGACGACGCGCAGCAGAAGTTCGTGCAGGACTTCGTGTCCGCGTGGGACAAGGTGATGAACCTCGACCGGTTCGACCTCGACTGA
- a CDS encoding acetoin reductase gives MSIEGKVALITGAGQGIGRAIALRLASDGADISLVDVNADRIGAVADEVRAAGSKAISLVADVTDRDQVRSAVDRTEHELGGFDIIVNNAGIAQVDPIAEATPEDVSRILAVNVEGVLWGIQAGAAKLRARGQGGKIINASSIAGHEGFAMLGVYSATKFAVRALTQAAAKEYASDGITVNAYCPGVVGTDMWVTIDERFADLTGAPKGATFEKFVGGIALGRAQTPEDVAAYVSYLAGPDSDYMTGQAGLIDGGLVYR, from the coding sequence ATGAGCATCGAGGGCAAAGTCGCATTGATCACCGGCGCAGGCCAGGGCATCGGACGCGCGATCGCGTTGCGGCTGGCGTCGGACGGCGCCGACATCTCGCTCGTCGACGTCAACGCCGACCGGATCGGCGCGGTGGCCGATGAGGTCCGGGCGGCGGGTTCGAAGGCGATCTCTTTGGTCGCCGACGTGACGGACCGCGATCAGGTCCGGTCCGCCGTCGACCGGACGGAGCACGAACTGGGCGGCTTCGACATCATCGTCAACAACGCGGGCATCGCCCAGGTCGACCCGATCGCCGAGGCGACACCGGAGGACGTGTCCCGGATCCTGGCCGTGAACGTCGAAGGCGTGCTGTGGGGAATCCAGGCCGGGGCGGCCAAGCTCCGGGCGCGGGGGCAGGGCGGGAAGATCATCAACGCGTCGTCGATCGCCGGCCACGAGGGATTCGCGATGCTCGGCGTGTACTCGGCAACCAAGTTCGCGGTCCGCGCGCTCACTCAGGCCGCGGCGAAGGAGTACGCATCCGACGGCATCACCGTCAACGCCTACTGCCCCGGTGTCGTCGGCACCGACATGTGGGTCACCATCGACGAGCGTTTCGCGGACCTCACCGGTGCACCGAAAGGTGCCACGTTCGAGAAGTTCGTCGGCGGCATCGCCCTCGGCCGGGCACAGACGCCCGAGGACGTCGCCGCGTACGTGTCGTATCTCGCCGGACCGGACTCCGACTACATGACCGGGCAGGCCGGACTGATCGACGGCGGCCTCGTGTACCGGTAG
- a CDS encoding ester cyclase has translation MAEAGNDVLVHWHLTGRHVGTFVGIAAAGRRIEFEGFDHFVIADGKVVTNMVRYDQMEFARQIKLLPPDGSIADRALKAAFNAKPVWRAIARRR, from the coding sequence ATCGCCGAGGCCGGCAACGACGTCCTCGTCCACTGGCACCTGACCGGGCGGCACGTCGGCACTTTTGTCGGAATCGCCGCCGCCGGGCGTCGAATCGAATTCGAGGGATTCGATCACTTCGTCATCGCGGACGGAAAGGTCGTCACCAACATGGTGCGCTATGACCAAATGGAGTTCGCTCGCCAGATCAAGCTGCTGCCGCCCGACGGGTCGATTGCGGATCGCGCGTTGAAGGCGGCGTTCAACGCCAAGCCCGTCTGGCGGGCCATCGCCCGCCGTCGCTAG